In a genomic window of Bacteroidales bacterium:
- a CDS encoding 4Fe-4S dicluster domain-containing protein: MKKDKSDLSRRNFFKTGAIIAGGITATLALSSVNGLLFASEPPKRKGKWYGIGIDINKCIGCGKCANACKLENNVPQEPFYFRSWVEQYTINNDGTIKVESPNGGINGFQQSIPDEDIFKSFFVPKMCNHCSKSPCTQVCPVGATFETPEGIVLVDEKYCIGCGYCIQACPYGCRYKHPEKGTTDKCTLCIHRLKKGLQPACFEICPTQARIYGDLNDPLSNINYFLKNHTCMVIKPHLNTGSKLFYNALSPEVR, encoded by the coding sequence ATGAAAAAAGATAAATCAGACTTATCTAGGAGAAATTTCTTTAAAACTGGAGCAATCATTGCAGGTGGGATTACTGCTACATTAGCCCTTTCCTCAGTTAATGGATTGCTTTTTGCAAGTGAACCGCCAAAAAGAAAAGGCAAGTGGTACGGAATAGGCATTGATATTAATAAATGTATTGGATGTGGAAAATGTGCAAATGCATGTAAACTGGAAAATAATGTACCTCAAGAACCATTCTATTTCCGTTCATGGGTAGAGCAGTATACTATTAACAATGATGGAACAATAAAAGTAGAATCACCCAATGGGGGTATTAACGGTTTCCAACAATCAATCCCCGATGAAGATATATTCAAATCGTTTTTTGTTCCTAAAATGTGCAACCATTGCTCCAAATCACCTTGTACACAGGTTTGTCCAGTTGGTGCAACATTCGAAACACCTGAAGGTATTGTTTTAGTTGATGAGAAATACTGCATTGGATGCGGATATTGTATTCAAGCATGTCCTTATGGTTGTCGTTATAAACACCCAGAAAAAGGTACAACTGATAAATGTACTTTATGTATACATCGACTTAAAAAAGGTTTGCAACCTGCATGCTTTGAGATTTGTCCAACTCAGGCCAGAATTTATGGCGATTTAAACGATCCCCTGAGTAATATTAATTATTTCTTGAAAAATCATACTTGCATGGTCATTAAGCCGCATTTAAATACTGGTTCAAAATTATTCTATAACGCTTTAAGCCCTGAGGTAAGATAA